Part of the Halobaculum halobium genome, ACCGCCGGACAATCGGCGCCGAGGTCCCGTGGCGAGGCGTCCAGTACGCAGCGACGGCGCGGAGGCGTAGGATTTTGTCGCCACGGCGAGATGTTCGCGTGTGAACGTCACCGTCCACGGCCCCGCCGCAGGCGACCCGCTGTTGTTCGTGATGGGGTGGGGAAACACGGCCGACCAGCCCGCGGTGCGGTGGCTGCTCGACACGCTCGCGGGCGCCGGGTTTCGGACCCGTGCGATAGAGATCCCGACGAACGTGACGAGCTTCGAGGAGGAGTACCTCGCCCCGCTCGCCGACGCGGTCGCGGATGGACCGACTCCCGAACGCGTCCTCACACACAGCACCGGGGGCCTGATCGCCGCGCACGCCGTCGGCGCCGGAGTGCTGCCCGAACGGGTCGTCCACCTCAGTCCGTGGTGGGGCCTCAATCCGAGCCAACGGCTCCCGTTTCGCGTGCTCGGGGCGCTCCCGACGAGCAGAGCCCTCGTCTCGGTCGAACCGGACCGCGAGACGCTCGGGGACCTTGCTGCGCCCGACGCACGCGACCCGATCGGACTCTCCCCGTCGTTCGTGCGCGAGATTCGTCGTGCGCAGTCGTCGCTGCCGTCTGCGGCCGACGGAGCGGTCGCGTTCTGCACGCTGACGGACGGGCTCGTGGGCGTCGACGCGATCGGCGAGCGGCTGCCGGCCGACCGGATCCGGCTGTACGACGGGGGCCACGAGTGCTTCGCCTCGACCGGCCGAGAGTCGGTCGTCGCGGACGCGGTCACCGCGCTTCGCGACGGCCCGAGCGCGCTTCGATAAGGCCGCGAACCCGGCCTCGATGCCAGATCCGACCACGGGTCGGTCGGCTGGATTCGCGGTTCGTGATAAGCGTTGTCACTCGTGGAGCTTCGATGAACCGCGAATCGCAAGACTGCGGCCGGATCAGTTGAGACCGCGGTACGCTCTGTCTAGTAACGTTTAACGGACTCGCGGCGCTATTCAGGGCCAAGATGGCGACTAACAAGATCCTCGGAATCGACCTCGGGACCACGAACTCCGCGTTCGCGGTGATGGAGGGGGACGACCCCGAGATAATCGTGAACGGCGAGGGCGACCGAACGACGCCGTCGGTGGTCGCGTTCACCGACGACGGCGAGCGACTCGTCGGCAAGCCCGCGAAGAACCAGGCCGTGCAGAATCCGGACCGCACGATCCAGTCGATCAAGCGGCACATGGGCGATGAGGACTACGCCGTCGACATCGACGGCGAGGACTACACGCCCCAGCAGATCTCGGCGATGATCCTCCAGAAGATCAAGCGCGACGCCGAGGAGTACCTCGGCGACGACGTGGAGAAGGCGGTCATCACGGTCCCCGCCTACTTCAACGACAAGCAGCGCCAGGCGACGAAGGACGCCGGCGAGATCGCCGGCTTCGAGGTCGAACGCATCGTCAACGAGCCGACCGCCGCGTCGATGGCGTACGGCCTCGACGACGAGTCCGACCAGACCGTCATGGTGTACGACCTCGGGGGCGGCACCTTCGACGTGTCCGTCCTCGACCTGGGCGGCGGCGTGTACGAGGTCGTCGCCACGAACGGCGACAACGACCTCGGCGGCGACGACTGGGACGAGGCGATCATCGACCACCTCGCCGACGAGTTCCAAAACGACCACGGCATCGATCTGCGCGAGGACCGCCAGGCGCTCCAGCGCCTGAAAGACGCCGCCGAGGAGGCGAAGATCGAGCTCTCCTCGCGCAAGCAGGCCAGCGTCAACCTCCCGTTCATCACGGCGACCGACTCCGGCCCGGTCCACCTCGAAACCGAGATCACCCGCGCGACGTTCGAGAGCATCTCCGAAGACCTCATCGAGCGCACCGTCGGCCCGACCGAGCAGGCGCTCGCGGACGCCGGCTACGACGCCGACGACATCGACGAGGTCATTCTCGTCGGCGGCTCCACCCGGATGCCGCAGGTCCAGGAGAAGGTCGAGGAGATCCTCGGCACCGAGCCGAAGAAGAACGTCAACCCCGACGAGGCGGTCGCGCTGGGCGCGGCTATCCAGGGCGGCGTCCTCTCGGGCGACGTGGACGACCTCGTGCTGCTCGACGTGACGCCCCTCTCGCTGGGGATCGAGGTGAAGGGCGGGCTGTTCGAGCGTCTCATCGACAAGAACACCACCATTCCGACCGAGGAGTCGAAGATCTTCACCACCGCGGCCGCGAACCAGACCTCGGTGCAGGTTCGCGTCTTCCAGGGCGAGCGCGAGATCGCCGAGGAGAACGAGCTGCTCGGGGAGTTCCAGCTCACCGGCATCCCGCCGGCGCCCGCGGGCACCCCGCAGATCGAGGTGTCGTTCAACATCGACGAGAACGGCATCGTGAACGTCGAGGCCGAAGACCAGGGCTCGGGCAACGCCGAGTCGATCACCATCGAGGGCGGCGCCGGCCTCTCCGACGACCAGATCGAGCAGATGCAGGAGGAGGCCGAGCAGCACGCCGAGGAGGACGAGGAGCGTCGCCGCCGCATCGAGGCCCGCAACGAGGCCGAGAGCGCGGTCCAGCGCGCCGAGACCCTGCTCGAGGAGAACGAGGAGGAGATCGACGAGGACCTCGAATCTGACATCCGCGAGGAGATCGAGGCGCTGGAGGAGACGCTCGCCGACGAGGACGCCGAGACCGAGGAACTCGAGGACGCGACCGAGAGCCTCTCGGAGGCGCTTCAGGAGATCGGCAAGCAGATGTACCAGC contains:
- a CDS encoding alpha/beta hydrolase produces the protein MNVTVHGPAAGDPLLFVMGWGNTADQPAVRWLLDTLAGAGFRTRAIEIPTNVTSFEEEYLAPLADAVADGPTPERVLTHSTGGLIAAHAVGAGVLPERVVHLSPWWGLNPSQRLPFRVLGALPTSRALVSVEPDRETLGDLAAPDARDPIGLSPSFVREIRRAQSSLPSAADGAVAFCTLTDGLVGVDAIGERLPADRIRLYDGGHECFASTGRESVVADAVTALRDGPSALR
- the dnaK gene encoding molecular chaperone DnaK; this translates as MATNKILGIDLGTTNSAFAVMEGDDPEIIVNGEGDRTTPSVVAFTDDGERLVGKPAKNQAVQNPDRTIQSIKRHMGDEDYAVDIDGEDYTPQQISAMILQKIKRDAEEYLGDDVEKAVITVPAYFNDKQRQATKDAGEIAGFEVERIVNEPTAASMAYGLDDESDQTVMVYDLGGGTFDVSVLDLGGGVYEVVATNGDNDLGGDDWDEAIIDHLADEFQNDHGIDLREDRQALQRLKDAAEEAKIELSSRKQASVNLPFITATDSGPVHLETEITRATFESISEDLIERTVGPTEQALADAGYDADDIDEVILVGGSTRMPQVQEKVEEILGTEPKKNVNPDEAVALGAAIQGGVLSGDVDDLVLLDVTPLSLGIEVKGGLFERLIDKNTTIPTEESKIFTTAAANQTSVQVRVFQGEREIAEENELLGEFQLTGIPPAPAGTPQIEVSFNIDENGIVNVEAEDQGSGNAESITIEGGAGLSDDQIEQMQEEAEQHAEEDEERRRRIEARNEAESAVQRAETLLEENEEEIDEDLESDIREEIEALEETLADEDAETEELEDATESLSEALQEIGKQMYQQQAQAGPGGAGGPEGAAGAGPGGMGGMGGMGGQGPGGAADAEGDEEYVDADFEDVDEDEDE